The following proteins come from a genomic window of Macadamia integrifolia cultivar HAES 741 chromosome 14, SCU_Mint_v3, whole genome shotgun sequence:
- the LOC122061633 gene encoding uncharacterized protein LOC122061633 has protein sequence MSKKNSLSRRKKQYEFDLQREKEEKEKRQKKFQMKKTKMKIDGSGKKKKGSGGFQVGKKKVKTKLTALAKAKAAQAMEVE, from the exons ATGTCGAAGAAGAACAGCTTATCGCGACGGAAGAAACAGTACGAATTCGACCTACAAA gagagaaagaagagaaagagaagaggcaaaaaaaattccagatgAAAAAGACTAAGATGAAA ATTGATGGTAgtgggaagaaaaagaagggttcGGGTGGCTTTcaagttgggaagaaaaaagTGAAGACCAAATTGACAGCATTGGCAAAGGCTAAAGCTGCCCAAGCAATGGAGGTTgaataa